AATCAGTCAGTACTCGAGCCCGAGCAGCGAGTTGAGCGCGAGCGCCAGCCCGACTGCCCCGAGCAAGGCAGCGAGAAAGCCAAAGGAGACGGCCCAGCCGAACAGATCTGCGAGGACGCCGACGACGACCGAACCGAGGGCGGCGACGATCATGTAGACGGTGCGAACGAGTCCGAAGCCGGCGTTTTGTTCCTCAGCGGAGAGTTCCTGCAGGAATCGGGGCATCAGCGCCGCTCCGAAGCTCATACCGATCCCCACGAGGACGACCCCCACGCCGATCGCGAGCGTCCCGGAGGTCGCGATCAGCACGCCGAATCCGGCGACGCCAGCCAGCATACAGATTCCGATCGCACTGTCCCGACCGATCCGATCGGAGAGGGCGCCGACGCCGATCTGGGCGAGACCCTGCACGACGAAGTACGCCGAGAACAGCGCTCCCGCGAGCGTCGTGGAGGCGCCCTGGTGTTCGATGAGAAACGTCGGCAGGAACGAGGCGGTTCCCTGCCAGGCGAACTCGCTGACGATCGCGACGAACAGCGTGAACGCGATTGGCGGGCGCGAGAGCAGTTCGACGAGGGGGCCGACCTGCAGTCGGTCCCGCAGCGGCGTCTCGGGTCGGCGCGGCTCCGTGGGTCGGATCTTCCAGGCGAAGAGGACCGTCGAGGGGATCCCGATCAGCGCGACGGCGGCGACCGCGACGCGCCACCCGAACCGGACCGCGAGCCAGGCAACGGCGACGGGGGTCACGAGCCCGGCGATCGTCGCACCGGTGTTGTGGACGCCGACGGCGGTGCCGACGTTGTCGTAGGTGCGAGCGAGCAGCGTCGTCGCGACGCTGTAGTGGAGTCCCGCGACCGCGCCGAGCAGGATCGTCGCGAGGAAAAACAGCGCGAACGCGGGCGTGACCGAGACGGCGAGCGCCGCCAGCGTCGAGCCGCCGACGGCGACGAGGATGATCAGCCGTTCGCCGTAGCGGTCGGCCAGAATTCCGCTTGGGTACTGGGAGAGGCCGTAGGCGAGCCACATCCCGCTCAGCGAGAGCCCGACGACCGCGTTCGAGACCGCGAACGTCTCGACGACGTCGGGGATGATCGGGCTGATCGCCAGCCGTCCGACCATCGTGACGAAGAACGCGAGCGTACACAGCGCCAGCACCGTCTCCCGATACCGCCAGCGTGTCGAAATCGTTCCCAACTCGTTTCGGTCGAAACGCGTCCGGACACTTATCGGAACCGATCCGATTCACCCCACGAACGACGCCTTCGATCGAACGGTCGCGGGGCCTTCCGGGCGACGGTCGGTCGGTTTCCCCGGCCATCGAACCAGCGGTTCGGAGTCCAGAGTGTCGGAGTTTGGCCGAGTGACAAACAAAAACGAAGGTGATTCGACCTTCACTGCTTCAGAGAGAACAGTTCATGAAGTGGTTCATCTCTCGCTACCCACCTATTATCATAATTATGACACAAATGGGCGGAAACAATCTATCGTAGCGAAAGTTGTCACTCAGAGCTAAGCTCACCAGAAGAGTATATACCGCCGCTATCCAATCCCGTCAGGGCCGAGACAAAGCAAGAGAATCTCCGTTATTTCCCCAGCAGGGACTGGTGGTGACTCTCCAAGATGCACGTCCACCCACGACCGCAACAGGAGGTTTGTCAATCGCCACACGTTGTACATCAGGGAGTCGTAGGTACCGTTTCGATATAGCAGTATCTGGTTCACCGAAGACGTCCGCTGATCGAGATACCGACTGGCAACGCGAACGGAGCCGAACCGCCGTCGCGTTTCCGTCTGACGTGCTTTTATATTATCTGCAAACGCTTGCGCAAACGGACACGTAGATGGCAGTCAGCACCAACCGAGCCGCGACCTTTCTCGACAAGGGTGGTACCGGAAAGACGACCTCCGCAGCCCACCTCGGCGTTGCGCTCGCCGAGACGGGCGAGGACGTTCTTCTCATCGATCTCGCAGGCAAGCAGGGCGACCTGGCGAAACACTTCGGCGTCTGGTCGGACGTACAGACCGAGATCGACGCCGACGACGACTGGCCGAACATCTCGACGGTGTTCGCCGAGGAGTGGGACCAGATCGCCTCGAAACTGGGCGACGCGGCCGTCGACAGCCTGATCGTCGAGACCGACGAGGGCGTCGACCTGATCCCTGCCCACCCCGGGCTCGACTCGCTGGACGCGGATCTCGGCAACATCGACGACGCCAGGGAACGATACTCCCGACTCGAACGCTTCCTCGACGAGTACATCGACGGGCGCTACGACACCGTCCTCATCGATCTCCCCGGACTCACCAACAACGTCACGTACAACGGTCTGTGGGCGACGCGCAACGTCGTCGCGCCCGTCGAGATGGGTCCCTTCGAGAGCGAGCAGGCGACGGCGCTAGAACGGGACCTCGAGAAGATCGACGACCAGTTCGGCGTCGACGTCGACCTCGCGATGATCCTGCCGAACAAGGTCGACACCCGGACGAAACTCGCCACCGAGTACCTCGAAGGGTTCGGTGAGGAGTACGAGGGTGCCATTGCACCCGAACACGTCCCCGCGAGCCAGGACATCCGGAACGCCGCCGACGAGGGCCGAACGGTGTTCGCCCTCGAGGAACCGTCGACGACCGCCGAGCGCGCTCGAGAGGCCTTCCTCGAGAGTGCTGCGAAACTGCAGCAGCGACTGGGTGAGTCCCGATGAGCGACGAGCTCGAGGAGCTGCGCAAGAAGACCGAACGGGGCGACCGAAACGACGAGATCAGGTCCGAAGCCGACTCGGCGTTCGTCGACGAGCTCGTCGACGCGATCGAGGCCGTCGACAGCGGCGCCCGTCCGAAGACTGTCGCCGTCCGCGACCAGCCCGTGGCGGCGCTGCTTGCCGCCCTCGACGAGGACGACGCCGAGATGACTGCGGTCGGCAACGCACTCGAGTCCTCGCTAGGTCGGGAGCGCTCCGAGGAGTTCGATCGCAGCGAGATCGTCCGGCTGGCCGTCCGCGTCGGCCTCGAGACCGCGACGCCCGAGAAGAGCGAACAGCTCAGCGACGCCGTCGGACGCCACGCCCAGCGGAACCTGTAATCGTTTTCGATTCCGTTTGCATTTTCGCTTGCGGAGTCAGTTGCGGTATCGTATACGAAATCGTTTCTGCCCTATCGTTCTCGGCACTCTCTCGCGTGTCCGTGGCCAGAGACCGCGAACGGTGCGGGTGGTCGTCCGGTCTCGAACCGCTCAGATCGTCCTCGCGACTGACTGTAAACTACATTTCGCTTGATAGAGCCCTCCGACGAGCGGGACCGAAACCGCTTTGAGTACTAACTGACTAGGCAGTCAGGATGGGAGACGAACGGCTCGAGCGAACGCGCCCGAGGACGGAAACGGTGTCCGAATGAGCCGGACCCTGTCGCGAGCGATCGATCGACTGCGCCGGGAGGACGGCCGGTACCTCGTCATCGGGTCGGTGATCCTCAGTACCTTCTTCATCGGATTCGGTGGCGGGGTGATCTTCCCGATCCTGCCGAATCTGGGCGTGCTATTGGGAATCTCGCCGTTCATGGTCGGCGTGATCCTCAGCGCGAACCGGTTCTCGCGGCTGGTGGCGAACGCGCCCGCGGGCGTCCTCGTCGATCGGATCGGGACCCGGAAACCGTTCGTCGTCGGGATGTTCGTCCAGGGGTTCGCCACGTTCGGTTACGTCGTCGCGATCGTCGCGCCCGCCCCCGAGGCGTGGTTTCTGAGCGCCCGGTTCCTGTGGGGCGTCGGCAGCGCGCTGGTGTTTGCGACCGCGTACACGATCGCGGCCGACGTCAGCGACGGCGGCTCCCGGGGAACCAGCATGGGTCTCATCAGGGGCGGCGTCCTTTTTGGCGTCCCGGCGGGGATGGTCGTCGGCGGCGTCGTCAGCGAGCTCGGCGGGGAGATCGCCGCCTTCCTCCTCGCGACGGTGTTCGCGTTCGTCGCCAGTGGCCTGGCGTACGCAACGATCCCGGAGACCCACGTCGAGGGCGGGGCTCGCGAGGCGGTGAAGCCGTGGGACGTCGACGTCAGCGTGCCGGCCGTAACGGTCGGATTGATCAACTTCGCGGTGCTGTTCGTCTACTTCGGCGTGCTGTTCTCGACGCTGGTGCTGTTTCTCGGCGAGAACGACATCGGTCTGCTCGGACTGGATGCCCAGGGCACCTCCGGGCTGTTCATGGCGATCACCGTCGTCACCGCGGGGATCTTTATGTTCGTCGGGGGGTACGTCAGCGATCTCCGGGAGTCCCGCGTCCCGGTGTTGCTCACGTTCCTCGGGGTCCTGTTCGTCGGCTTTCTCCTGCTTGGTCTCTCCGACTCGGCGGGCACCCTCGCAGTGGCCTGTCTGTTCATCGGGGCCGGACAGGGCGGGACGAGCGGTCCGATGATGGCCCTGCTGGGCGATCTCACCGCCGACGACCGTATGGGCCGAGCGGTCGGGACGAACAACGTCCTGGGCGACGTCGGCGGCGGCGTCGGGCCGATGGTCTCGCTTCCGGTAACCGAAGTCGTCGGCTTCGCACCCGTCTACCTCGCCTGTGCGGCGTTGCCGCTGGTCGCGGCGACGGTGCTTTTGGGCGGCGTCTACCGGGAGACCGGCCAGTTCCTTCCGGCGACCGAGATTCCGAACCTGTAGCCCAACCGTCAATCCCGACGCGCTCGCACCGGCTGGTCACGTTCGGCGCTCGAGAGCTGGGGCTCTCGCGGCTCGTCCCGCGGTCGCTCCTCGAGCCGGCTGGGGCGGAGCACGCGCCAGGCGACGCCGGGGCGAAGCAGCGAGGACGACGGTTGTTGCATCAAGAGCACGTGCAGGAAGGCGTCGGTCAGCGTACTGTCGTGTGGGCCGTCCGAAAGAGCCGCGAGAGATAGCGGTCGAAGACGGCTCGTCCATGCGGGTTGGCGGCTCCGCCACCGTCGTACTGCGGACCGGTCGCGAGAGTCACGGTCAGCAGTCGACCGGTTCGACCCACTCGGTCGCCGGTTCGCCGTCGGGGATCCCCAGGAACGTGACGGAGGCGACGGCGCCGTCCTCGCTGTCGGCCTTGTGGATATGGCCCGGATCGATCCAGGCGTCGCCGGCCTCGTACGTCCGCGAAACACAGTCGTCCTCCATCGTGTGGTCGATCTCGCCCTCGAGCATCCTGACGATCGACATCCCGGGATGGCGGTGCCAGCCCGAGCGCGCTCCTTCTTCCCAGACGGCCTCCGCGAGGACGACCGTCGACGCGTCCTCGAGGTTGACGGTGATGGGGTCCTCGGCGTCGTCGTAGGTCACGTCGAACGTCGCGGCGACCTCGTCGGGAAACGGCGCGTGTTCGGCAACTACCGTTACCTCGAAGCCGTCGGGTTCGTCGACGTCGGTCTCGTCCTCGTCGTCTGCGGTCGCCGAGGCGCTCAGCGCGATCGCACCCGACGCGGCGGCGCCGGCTTTCAGCACCGTTCTGCGGGAGAAATTCCCGAGTGAACTGGTGTTGGTACCCATACCTTTCGGTCGGGTGCAAGCGAGAGATAGCTATCCCGTGCCCGTTCTGCGGCGGTCGGTGGGTTCGCAACTACCGATGATCGGTCACCCGCTGCACGGACGGCGATCGGTTACTCCCCCGGGTCGCCGTCCTGACCGATGACGACGGTGTTCTGGACGAGGCTTCGGTGGGCCCGTCGGAGCCGTTCCGAGAGCGCCTGGTGGGAGATGTCGATCTCCTCGGCCAGCGCCATCATGTCCGCTTCGCGGGGGATCTGGTAGTAACCGCGTTCGAAGGCCATTTCGAGGGTATCCTGCTGGTCGTCGGTGAGCCCGAATCGCCCCTGCCGCCCCTCTTCGAGGCTGTAGACGGAGTGAAGCGTGAATCGAATCCCGTTAGACCGACAGTAGTCGTTCGTCCGCGAGAGGCTATCCCGGTCCGGAAACAGCAGCCGGAACTGCCATCCGTCGGCGTCACCGGCTGCCGAGAGGACGGTGCCCTCTTCCTCGACGAGCATCTGAACGAGCGCGTCGACCCGACGAACCCAGTCCATCTGATAGAGCCGTTCCCCGTCGACGTCCGCGAGGAGCTGTACGTTGTCGACGGTCTCGTCGCTCTCGAACGCCGCCTCGATCCCCTCGAGATCGGGTGCGTCGACCCAGAGAAACGGCATGACCTCGCCGTCGGCGTTCGCGACGATCCGTTCGCCCTCGCACTCGAGCCCCTCGATGTCGTCGATCGTCTCCTCGAGGACGAACTCCGCCGGCGAGAGTTCGATCTCCGCGACTGTCCCTCCCATACCCTCCGGTAGGAGCGAACCGCCTTGGATTCATCGGACTCGTCGTTCGCGAGCGAGGCGGATAACGGACGAAAACGTACTTCGATTCGTAGACGTTTGCGCAAACGCCTCCGCAAACGTTATCGATAACGATTCCGTTTACGACCGGTTCGCGGGTTCTTCCGGGGCCGAAAACAGCGACTCGAGGACTTTCAGCTCGGCCGTCCGGAGGTGCTGGTGGAGCGTCGGCGGTGCGATATCCAGCGACTCGGCGAGCTCGGTCCCGGAAGTCTCTCTCGGCCACTCGAAAAAGCCCGCGTAGTAGGCGGCCGAAAGCACGGCGTGTTGTCGATCCGTGAGATCCGCCGCGAGACGGCGCTGGATGGGCCGAGGATCGTCCGCGGGCCGGATGATCTGGCGATGACAGCGCAGTTCGGCGTCCGGAGAGGCCGACTCGACCGTCTCGACGACGCGCTGGACGTCGACGCTCGGCGCGAGGTG
This genomic window from Natronococcus occultus SP4 contains:
- a CDS encoding helix-turn-helix domain-containing protein — protein: MGGTVAEIELSPAEFVLEETIDDIEGLECEGERIVANADGEVMPFLWVDAPDLEGIEAAFESDETVDNVQLLADVDGERLYQMDWVRRVDALVQMLVEEEGTVLSAAGDADGWQFRLLFPDRDSLSRTNDYCRSNGIRFTLHSVYSLEEGRQGRFGLTDDQQDTLEMAFERGYYQIPREADMMALAEEIDISHQALSERLRRAHRSLVQNTVVIGQDGDPGE
- a CDS encoding MFS transporter encodes the protein MSRTLSRAIDRLRREDGRYLVIGSVILSTFFIGFGGGVIFPILPNLGVLLGISPFMVGVILSANRFSRLVANAPAGVLVDRIGTRKPFVVGMFVQGFATFGYVVAIVAPAPEAWFLSARFLWGVGSALVFATAYTIAADVSDGGSRGTSMGLIRGGVLFGVPAGMVVGGVVSELGGEIAAFLLATVFAFVASGLAYATIPETHVEGGAREAVKPWDVDVSVPAVTVGLINFAVLFVYFGVLFSTLVLFLGENDIGLLGLDAQGTSGLFMAITVVTAGIFMFVGGYVSDLRESRVPVLLTFLGVLFVGFLLLGLSDSAGTLAVACLFIGAGQGGTSGPMMALLGDLTADDRMGRAVGTNNVLGDVGGGVGPMVSLPVTEVVGFAPVYLACAALPLVAATVLLGGVYRETGQFLPATEIPNL
- a CDS encoding MFS transporter; protein product: MGTISTRWRYRETVLALCTLAFFVTMVGRLAISPIIPDVVETFAVSNAVVGLSLSGMWLAYGLSQYPSGILADRYGERLIILVAVGGSTLAALAVSVTPAFALFFLATILLGAVAGLHYSVATTLLARTYDNVGTAVGVHNTGATIAGLVTPVAVAWLAVRFGWRVAVAAVALIGIPSTVLFAWKIRPTEPRRPETPLRDRLQVGPLVELLSRPPIAFTLFVAIVSEFAWQGTASFLPTFLIEHQGASTTLAGALFSAYFVVQGLAQIGVGALSDRIGRDSAIGICMLAGVAGFGVLIATSGTLAIGVGVVLVGIGMSFGAALMPRFLQELSAEEQNAGFGLVRTVYMIVAALGSVVVGVLADLFGWAVSFGFLAALLGAVGLALALNSLLGLEY
- a CDS encoding cupin domain-containing protein, producing the protein MGTNTSSLGNFSRRTVLKAGAAASGAIALSASATADDEDETDVDEPDGFEVTVVAEHAPFPDEVAATFDVTYDDAEDPITVNLEDASTVVLAEAVWEEGARSGWHRHPGMSIVRMLEGEIDHTMEDDCVSRTYEAGDAWIDPGHIHKADSEDGAVASVTFLGIPDGEPATEWVEPVDC
- a CDS encoding ParA family protein; this encodes MAVSTNRAATFLDKGGTGKTTSAAHLGVALAETGEDVLLIDLAGKQGDLAKHFGVWSDVQTEIDADDDWPNISTVFAEEWDQIASKLGDAAVDSLIVETDEGVDLIPAHPGLDSLDADLGNIDDARERYSRLERFLDEYIDGRYDTVLIDLPGLTNNVTYNGLWATRNVVAPVEMGPFESEQATALERDLEKIDDQFGVDVDLAMILPNKVDTRTKLATEYLEGFGEEYEGAIAPEHVPASQDIRNAADEGRTVFALEEPSTTAERAREAFLESAAKLQQRLGESR